The sequence below is a genomic window from Saccopteryx leptura isolate mSacLep1 chromosome 3, mSacLep1_pri_phased_curated, whole genome shotgun sequence.
ATTTTGGCAAAGAAGTAAAATATAGATTAtgcaaaatttgttttaaaaattggcatacaaaattttaaaacacagtacaattatataaaaatacagcaCAGCCAACGGCCTTTAAATTTTCCTTTGGCATTTCATTTGGTAGAGTTAAAACAGAaaatcctttctttaaaaaaaaaaattagctatcaACACAGTCCATAAGTTAGGTTGTATACGTTGTAAGAACTTTTCCTTGAGTTTCCAAAATCCTTTTCTTCCTTGATAACCCACATAAAGCATGGCTAGTGAGGTATATAGGGCAAAACACTGTTAGGCGGATGTACAGTAAGGAAAAAGTGCATAAACAAAGAATTCTTCCCATTTTCATAGAAATAACAAGTTAAATCTGAGTTTCTCCTTGTTGATGTATCATTTTACTTTGGCAGAATCAAAATAAACCCATAGAAATGTCTTTGTTCAAGTCCCAGCAGCAGTGATATGTCTCCTGTGGTGGCATTAATTGATGCCACAATACTGGACAGTCCCTCGAGGAACTAAGGTTTTGCTTTTGTCTGCATGTGTAATTGCAAACGTCAAACAATGTGAGATCATACGTCAAGCACCATGTCATACTGTTGTCCCTTCTTCCGCCTGCCACACTTGTTGATGAGAACCACATACAGAGTCAAAAGCATAACCCAATAGCATACGTAGAGCAACGTTCCAACAATTAGAACTGTCTGTTTGgattctgagaatggctttttagATTCCTTATAAATGGTGAAAATCACACCACCCAGGAGGATTGTAAACCAAACCGAGACTGGAATGAGTCCTATGAAATTAACAACAATGGTTTTCCTTCCAGATGTGCCCCACCCAGCTTTGTTTATCGTTGCAATTGCAAACATCTTGGCGGGAAGTAAACTTGACATGTACAACACTGAGTAGAGGGACATGAAGACCATGACGATATTTCCTCTAAGGCAGCTGGCGAAGGATGATTTGATGAGACCTACTAACTGGACAGTTAACAAGAAGAGGAGGATGTTCCAAATTTTGCCCCTGTAGAAGAGCTGGATGACTGTGGcaatgagaaagaaagggaagaatccAGTGATAACCGCTTCGTAGGTCATCCACAAGTGATGTTTATGAAACCACATGGCATTGTACAGCCACTCTCGGAAGTATGACTTGCTCCAACGGGTCTGCTGGTTTAACCATCTGAGATACTCGACAGGTGTTTCTGTAAGGCACTTGGATCGAGCTGTGTATTTTGTTGCATAGCCCAGACTCAGCACTCGGTTCGTTAGATGCCGGTCATCACCAAAACTGCATTGGTTGCCCATAAATTCCTGATTGTACCAGTCTTCCACAAATTCGTGCAGCAACGAGTTTCTGTACATTCCCAGAGGTCCACTAATGCATTGGACACACCCAAAATAAGACTGACAGGCTCTCTCTATGTTAAAAGCCATCCAGTATCTCACACTGCTGAGGAAAGAGATCCAGGAATCATACTTGTTTAAAATCTGCAAaaggacaaaatataaaaaaggtaaGCCTTAGTTGAAAATACCGACAAAATTCGTACCGTCCTGAGGTTACTAGATAGAGTAAGGTTCATTATTCTGTTTTCCTATTttggcttccttcctcttctagacagaattatattttattagctTGGATTCTTTATTACTAGATTAATTTGATAAGAGGTATGCCTGTGTTTGGGATTTTTTGaggataactatttttttttctaccatcaTCACTCCCTGTCCTCCTTTTGCTATGCTTTTTGTTCTCATTCTCATTAAaatattgagattttatttttaggctTTAGTTCAGTCCCCAAATTTTTCTTCCAGACACTTTTTCCTGCCATGCCATCTAGGATTTAAAGGTTTTTAAGTCCTATTGCCTCCTGTTCTGGTTAATTTCCAGCTCATCCAATTCATGGCTATAAAATTTCCTTCTCTCCCCTACTATTTTGCAAAGCCAGTGATAAAAGGGTTTGCTTTGGCCTCCCTCCAAAGCCTGAATCCTGAAATAATGCTCTGTGTAAAAAGACTACTCAAAATTATCAGCTTGGTCTTGGCGATGTTTCTAAATTCTCCCGTCTCAGTTTTGTCCTGTGTTCATCTGGATTTTGCATGCTTCCTTTTATCCGCCAGCTTAGTTTTTTGTCCTTTGTAGTACATTTTCTTTGCCTTCCCTATCACCACGAATATACAAAATGGATTAGCCCAGCAACACAATACCTAAACCTGAAAGGAAAACATTTCAATGTGCCTCCCATGTTTTGCTAAAATCTAATCTTACATTTGCAAAaaactcattttaattttcacttgTTTTTTGCATATTCATTTTCCAATTCCAATATCCGTTTCACTAATTGTTTCTCCATTGATAGCAAACCATGTGagctaaataattagaaaataaataaataattggaaaACCCAATTATTAATTAATTGCACCTTTGCCTTTCTCACTAGTATAAATTTAAGTtgctgtttcttctctttctttgttttccaatttggattttTTGATCAACCACATACTGGTCAGCTTTTAAAGTCATAGGTATATGATAGAGAATCCATCTCCTGCCATACTTTAGTTCATTTGCAAGTAAGTGAACTCCCAACATCAGATTTTACCAGAACATTACGTTATGGCCCCCAAACAGAATTTATCAGCCATTACAGACATGGATTATATCCCAGGCTTAACTGAAGAAATCTTAAACTTTTCAATTAGACAAAAGAGGCAGTAAACTGAGTCTAAGGCACATTCTAATGTATAATTCCTGGCTCAGAATTTGAGATGGAGTAAATGTACATTCAGTGAATGAGTGAGTCAGAGTGCTACAAATGTGACTCAGGCAAAGGGAAGCCACGTGTACCTGGACATCTCCCCCGACACCTCCAACCATGGGGTCTTCTTCTAAAACTTTGACCATCTCCACAGATGAGGCTGGGTCAAGCATGGTGTCTGAATCACAAACCTGCaaagacagaagaaaatgagttaaaGCACACAaagcgggctcatctagtttgagcaaagctcaccagctataTACAGTCAAAGTTGAGCATATCTGTCTTCAGCCTTATTGGCACAAGGCCAATATCACAGGGATGACAGAGTTTGTTAAATAATGGCCAATACAAAGGGTTTGTTTTCCACCAAGTTAAACGTTTAAGGTAAAGACACTGCTGGAGAGAACAGCTGAAGTGATGCGCTAGGTATCTGATAGAGTGAGTGGCCAGCTTGTCCCAGTTTGCCATGGATGTTCCCGATTTCGGTAATGAATGTCTCATTCCAGCTTTTCTAGGACTTGTCCAAGTTTTCCAGGACTTGTAAAATATCTTGGGTTGGTTACTctcaatgtcttttttcttttccagttgcCTTAAATAAGGCTTTTAGGCAATGTGTCCCTCAGATTTGAATAATGATAAGAACCCTCCTAGGACAGTATTTAAAGGGAGGCATATTAACAGTTATCTCCCtccatttaaaatgatgaataaaagaaaaaatgctccTACAGCCGGTTGTATAATTCTGAAGCAAGATGTCCATGACTTGGGCTTAGCAGATGACATTGCTTGAGAAAGAGAACTAGCAAGACATTTAGACCACCTTTATAGTCTACAGTAAGTATGCATCTAGCCCTTTGTATATAAAAGCAAATGTAAATTATCTTAAGCCATTCTGGAAATGCTAATTGTCCTAACAAACAATCCTTATATGggtcaaaagaagaagaaaagagcttGACCAGTCAGTctgtggcgcagttgatagagcgtcggactgggatgcggaggacccaggttcgagacccgaggtcgccagcttgagcgcgggctcatctagtttgagcaaagctcaccagcttgaacccaaggtcgctggctccagcaaggggttactcggtctgcttaaggcccgcggtcaaggcacatatgagaaagcaaacaatgaacaactaaggtgttgcaacatgcaatgaaaaactaatgattgatgcttctcatctctctccattcctgtctgtctgtccctgtctatccctctcgttgattcactctctgtctctgtaaaaaaaaaaaataataataaaataaaataaataaaaaaaaagaagaaaagaaagcaattcTGAAACCAAACCATGATGATTTCAAGATTATTCAGACTTGTCTCTGTCTGTGACCCCTTGACAGACATTTCCATGGGAGGTCCTGGTAGACAGGGTCATAAACAGTCCTTTTTTTGCAGCCTGATTTCTGAacgcattagaaaataaaaaagagtaagggagatgagaaaccAAAATATTACCTGTATACCCATAAAGCTGATACAGAGAACAGGCCTTCTATCTGTGGAATAACAGGCGTCATCATGATGTTCCCCAGTATAAGACCGAGTCATCAATTATAGTAAATAGCATCGAAGTGGGGCATCTTCCTGCAGCCACTGCGCATGCTCCTTGGCAAccgcccactcccaggagcaaggagGGCAGAGGAGTTGGGCTATCCCTTACTGCTTCCATACTCAGTCAGACTAAGTTGTttctctcagagagagagaggagtggagacagCCGGGAAAGGGAACTACCTTTTCTCACAAGTGGGTTATATACCTGTGGCTGGAGCTTCTTTCTCATGATCAAAGAAAATCCGCAGTGGGAAATGTGCGGCATCTTCTCCATTCCTGATTGATACCAAGTAGTATTCAGGCAGCAGGGTCTTAGTAGTATAATATGATCGGAGTGGACATGTGATGAAACGACCAGTTCTGCATCCCCATTCAAACAATAAATGACATGGCCGGAGAAGGCTGGGTGCTATCTGCGATTCCCATTATTTATTTTGCCATCGAGTCTGGCTGTACTTCATGGATTTAAGCAAGGTTAACTCATTCACGTCAAAAGTAACTACACCTTTACAGTTCTCCAGACTACCTCATAAAATTAGTAGGGATTTGATGTACCAGTGTCAAACGACAACAGCAAAAAACTTCAAAGTAATTTAGGTAAggaatttcaacattttttaaactgCCAATTTTACtaacaggtttttattttctaaaaataaatactaagaaaTAACGTTGGTGAAAACACCGATTTAAATACATTATTGTAAGTTATTTCTTAAGGGAGTAAATGGGGGTATCCAGTCATAAAGAAAGTGAACTTATGACTTCAATGGATTTATCAAAGTATTGCAATCATAGGGTTAACTTGTGAATTTTTTATCTTACTTTATTTAGAAGGATCCATTTTCTAATAAAAACCACTCATTCATTCTATTCATTACATTCTATGGTCTGACTTACTTTAGGGGAAAAAACTTAGGCAGCTGAAAGGCATTCATTTTTCATTGAAGAAAATAAGCTTTTACTAATACTTAGACTTGTACACCCAATCATCCCAAGCCCCAAAAGCCTAAACAAACTCCTCTGAGGCAGTGTGTTACCTCTGCGCTGCCTTGCCTCTCCTGGTTTGTCTGTGGCTACAAGGGCAGGCCTGTAGGAAGGGTAGAGCAAGTGAAAGCCGAAGTCCAGTCCACCTTTAGAATCCAGCATCCTGAGAATTCAGGGCCACACCCACCTCTATTGACTTAAGCTGGGAAAGGTAAAACCAGAAAGCTAAAATAAGACTTAAAAACAACAGGAAGGGGAAAATCTAGAATTAATGTTCAAGTGACTCCGCCTGCTTGGGAACATAAGCAGACTGAAGCAACTGCCCCTTTCAAATGACTAACCTTAAACCTAACTTCTGAGGCTCCGCGCATTTAAATTGGCCCTGCCCCTCCCAGTTTCCAAGAGCAACGTGCCAGGAGCTCTCTGAGAAGAGATTGTTTGTATGGTGAGTTTAAATGGCTTGGAAGGAACAGCTCTCAGAAATCCCTTGGAAAGCGGTGTATTATAGTAGGGCAAGAGCTTTAAGGAGTTCAATTTGTGGATGCTATTTGGTGACAGAATGCCAACTAGAAAACCGCCACCTATGACATTCTGTAAAAGCATGTATGTTCACAGACCTcgcagtatttattttttcagtgtgtaAAGAGTGTGATCAGTATGGTAGGAACAGGATTTCCACGTGGCTCCTCCTTAATTAATAACAAGTACATAATTTCATGAATGTTGGCTGG
It includes:
- the HAS2 gene encoding hyaluronan synthase 2; this encodes MHCERFLCILRIIGTTLFGVSLLLGITAAYIVGYQFIQTDNYYFSFGLYGAFLASHLIIQSLFAFLEHRKMKKSLETPIKLNKTVALCIAAYQEDPDYLRKCLQSVKRLTYPGIKVVMVIDGNSEDDLYMMDIFSEVMGRDKSATYIWKNNFHERGPGETEESHKESSQHVTQLVLSNKSICIMQKWGGKREVMYTAFRALGRSVDYVQVCDSDTMLDPASSVEMVKVLEEDPMVGGVGGDVQILNKYDSWISFLSSVRYWMAFNIERACQSYFGCVQCISGPLGMYRNSLLHEFVEDWYNQEFMGNQCSFGDDRHLTNRVLSLGYATKYTARSKCLTETPVEYLRWLNQQTRWSKSYFREWLYNAMWFHKHHLWMTYEAVITGFFPFFLIATVIQLFYRGKIWNILLFLLTVQLVGLIKSSFASCLRGNIVMVFMSLYSVLYMSSLLPAKMFAIATINKAGWGTSGRKTIVVNFIGLIPVSVWFTILLGGVIFTIYKESKKPFSESKQTVLIVGTLLYVCYWVMLLTLYVVLINKCGRRKKGQQYDMVLDV